The Mesorhizobium sp. AR02 genomic interval TTCCAGGCCGGGCTCAGCCAGATGCCGCTGATGGTTCCGTGGTATGCTTTCCCGGGCACCAACGGTGTCAAGGTGACGCAGACGATCGTCGACAATTTGTCGCGCATCGTCGACCAGTCGGCCTCGCCCAAGGAAGCGCTCACTGATGCGGCAAGCGACGTCGAAGGCATGCTGCCGACGCAGTAAGGACGTCTCGTTGCGGGTTTTCCCTTCTCCCCTTGTGGGAGAAGGTGTCGCCGAAGGCGACGGATGAGGGGTGTTCCAGGGAACACCAACGCCTCATTCCGCTGGAACACCCCTCAACCGTCTCGTCGCTGCGCGCCGATCCACCTTCTCCCACAAGGGGAGAAGGGAAGAGAGCGCTAAACCGGCCGGTAGACTCGCTCCGCCGTGTTCCAGAAGATGTCGGCTTCCGCCGCGGCGCCGTGTTTCGCCACCGCATCGCGGTGCGCCTTGATCAGTTTGGCGTGGCTGGTCCAGAGCTTCTCGATCGGGAAATTCGAGCCGAACATCAGATGGTCCGCGCCCAGGATATCGATCGCATTGTCGACGATATAGGCGATCAGCGCCGGATCGTTGCGGTGGACGAAGGTGCCGAGACCGGACAGCTTGGCGTAAAAATTCGGCGCCGCTGACAGCGTGCGCAGCCCGGCCTTCCAGGCTTCGGCGGTTTCCGGCTCCATGCCGGTCAGCATGCCGGCATGGGTGAGGATGAAATTGGTCTCAGGGTTTTCGCCGACCAGTGTCAGTCCGTCCTTCATCTGGGCAGGGAAGAGCTGCAGGTCGAAGGACAGGCCGTAGTCCTTCAGCCTCGCCACGTTGGCGCGCACCTTGGGGTCGATCACCTGGTCGGCCGAGGCGGCGAAGCGGAAGGCCGGCGTCTCGTGCCAGTGCAACTGCATGCGCACGCCGCGCAGCAGCCTGTATTTCATCAGCCGGTCGATCTGCGGCCTGACATCGTCGACCGTCATGTCGGCATAACCGACGATGGCGTGCGGCCAACCGGTTTCGTCAGCCGTCTTCTGCAGGAAGGCGACCTCCTTCTCGAAAGCCTCCTTCGCCCAGTTGGTCTGGACATAGACGGCCTTTTCGACGCCCGAGTCCTTCTGGTCTTCGAGGAATTCCCCGATCGGGTAGTCGCGGCGGATCGGCTCGTAGGGGCCGAAGATGCGCGGCACCATCGGCCCGACCAGCCAGGGCTGGTCCTGTTGGCGCCAGATGTGGAAATGCGCGTCGATGGCTTTCTGCATCACGATACCCTTTTCCAGATTGTCGATGCCGGCAGGGCGGGGCGGGCGAGCGACAGGATGAAATCGGTCAGGCTTTTCACCGACGAGCCATCGATGAGATCGTCGAGGTCAGGCAGGATGGCGCGGAGTGCCGCGGTGGCCGGCTGGAAGCGCGGGTCACCGGCCAAAGGTGTGGCCAGCGACAGCCGGAAGGCGCGGGCACTCAGCCGGCGCATCGCCGTCTCCAGTTCGGCATGATCACCGCGCTCCAAAGCATCCGAGAGGATGACGACCGCCGCACCGCGCGCGAAGGACGAAAAGCGCGGCACCGAGAGGAAGGCGAGCAGCGTCGGTCCCATGCGGGTTCCGCCGTCCCAGTCGTCGACCTGGGCGGCGGCGCGCGCCAATGCCTGGTCGCGGTCGCGGATGCGCAGGGCCGCGGTGATGCGGGTCAGCCGCGTGCCGAAGGTGAAGATCTCGGCGCGGTCGGCACCCTGTACGGCGGCATGCGCCAGCTTGAGATAATCCGCCGTGTGCAGTTTCATCGAGCCGGAGACGTCGATCAAGAGCAGCAGTTTGCGCGGCACGGTCTGGCGCCGGCGCAGCAGCGGCGAGGGGACATCGCCATCGGCGCTGACGATTTCGCGCAGCGAGCGGCGCAGGTCGAGCTTGCCGCGCGAATGGGTGCGCACGGTGCGGAAGGAGCGGCGGGCGGGCAGGGCCGAGGCGAGCTTGCGGCGGAAGGCGGTCAGCCTGTCGTCGTCGCGCTGGAAATCGCGGGTGCTCAATTGCTCCAGGGCCGAGGACAGTTCGCCGCCTTCCTGGCTGTGCTCGGCTTCCATCCGTCGGTCGTCGGCGCCGCCATCGTCCTTGATGCGGGTTTCCTCATCGGCGTCGCCTTCGATCACGGCTGATGTGTTGCCATAGAAATGGCTCTGGAAATGCGCTTCGAATTCGTCGCGGCGGTCGGGGGGCGGTGCGAGCGTGGCAAGGGCGGCCTCGCGGACGTCGGCCATCGAGCGTGGTCCGAGCAGTGTCACCGCCTGCATGAAGCCGGAAATCTGCTCGGGTGCTACGGCGAAGCCGTAGCGGCGCAAAAGGCGGCCGAAGCCGAGGAAGGGTTGGGCGGTGCGGGGTAAGCTCTCCTCGCCCCGTTTACGGGGGTCCGAAGGACGGGTCGAGACAGGCGGCTCGACCCCTGATGCCGGCAGGCAGGTGAGGGGCGGCGCCACCTTCTGCCCACCATGGCGCTGCCCCTCATCCGCCCCTTCGGGGCACCTTCTCCCCGTGAACGGGGAGAAGGGATTGTCGAAGTCCCGCGTCACACCAGCGCCTCCTCGACGATGCGGCCGAGTTCCAATGCGATGTAGGACAAATCCTCCTCGTCCTTGATCAGCACGCCAATGGCGCGGCGGAAGGCTTCCGGCCACGGGCTGCCGCCTTTTTCGAGGATGGTGGCGGCATTGGCCCATTCGACCGCCTCGGCGATGCCGGGCGGCTTGGCCAGCGGCCGGGCGCGGATGGCCTGCACGGCTGACGCCACCGCGCGCGCGGTGGCCTGCGCCACGTCGCCGGCACGCAGCATGATGATGGCGGCCTCGCGCTCGGCATCGGGATAGCCGATCCAGTGGTAGACGCAGCGCCGCCGCAGCGCTTCGGCGAGTTCGCGGGTGCGGTTCGAGGTCAGGATGACGATCGGCTGCGCGGCGGCGCGGATCGTGCCGCGCTCAGGAATGCTGATCTGGAAATCGGACAGGAATTCCAGCAGCAGCGCCTCGAATTCATGGTCGGAACGGTCGATCTCGTCGACCAGCAGCACGCGCTGCTCTGGCGCCTTCAGCACCTGCAGCAGCGGCCGCGCGATCAGGAAGCGGTCGTCATAGATGTCGATCTCATGCTCGCCGGCATGGCGGATGGCGAGCAGCTGGCGCTGGTAGTTCCATTCGTAGAGCGCATGCGCGGCATCGATGCCCTCATAGCATTGCAGCCGCACCAGATCGCGGCCGAGCAGTTCGGCGATCGCCTTCGCCGCTTCCGTCTTGCCAACGCCCGGCGCCCCTTCGAGCAGCAGCGGCTTGCCGAGCCGTATGGCCAGGAAGATGGCGGTCGCCAGGCTGTCATCGGCCAGATAGCGCGAGGCGGCGAGATGCTCCGCCACCGCCTCCGGCGAGGTCGCGACAGTCTCTGCATTCACTCCAGACATCTCGTCTCTCAATTCGCCGCTTGCGCCTTGAGCGCGCGCAAAATGCGCTCCGGCGTGATCGGCAGCGTGTCGATGCGCACGCCAACGGCGTCGAAGACGGCGTTGGCAACCGCCGGGATCTGCGGGTTGGCGCACATTTCGCCGGGTCCCTTGGCGCCGTAAGGGCCGTCGGCCGATGGCCGTTCCAGCACGATGATCTCGGTCTCGGCGAGATCGCCCGGACCCGGCATCAGATACTGGTTGAAGTCGGTGCCGCCATGGTCGCGGTTGGGATAGTAGGGCTCGGTGGTCTCGTAGAGCGCGTGGCTGATGCCCATCCAGGAGCCGCCGACCAGCTGCTGCTCGACCATTTTGGGGTTCAGCGCACGGCCGATCTCGAAGACGTTCTTCACGTTAAGCACGGTGACCTCGCCGGTCTCGTCGTCGACCTCGACCTCGACCACGGTGCAGGCGTGCGCATAGCAAGTGGACGGCTTCATCGCACCGGTTTCTTTCTCCGGATAGGTGCGCGGGATCAGGAACATGCCGCGGCCTGAG includes:
- a CDS encoding amidohydrolase family protein, translated to MQKAIDAHFHIWRQQDQPWLVGPMVPRIFGPYEPIRRDYPIGEFLEDQKDSGVEKAVYVQTNWAKEAFEKEVAFLQKTADETGWPHAIVGYADMTVDDVRPQIDRLMKYRLLRGVRMQLHWHETPAFRFAASADQVIDPKVRANVARLKDYGLSFDLQLFPAQMKDGLTLVGENPETNFILTHAGMLTGMEPETAEAWKAGLRTLSAAPNFYAKLSGLGTFVHRNDPALIAYIVDNAIDILGADHLMFGSNFPIEKLWTSHAKLIKAHRDAVAKHGAAAEADIFWNTAERVYRPV
- a CDS encoding vWA domain-containing protein; this encodes MTRDFDNPFSPFTGRRCPEGADEGQRHGGQKVAPPLTCLPASGVEPPVSTRPSDPRKRGEESLPRTAQPFLGFGRLLRRYGFAVAPEQISGFMQAVTLLGPRSMADVREAALATLAPPPDRRDEFEAHFQSHFYGNTSAVIEGDADEETRIKDDGGADDRRMEAEHSQEGGELSSALEQLSTRDFQRDDDRLTAFRRKLASALPARRSFRTVRTHSRGKLDLRRSLREIVSADGDVPSPLLRRRQTVPRKLLLLIDVSGSMKLHTADYLKLAHAAVQGADRAEIFTFGTRLTRITAALRIRDRDQALARAAAQVDDWDGGTRMGPTLLAFLSVPRFSSFARGAAVVILSDALERGDHAELETAMRRLSARAFRLSLATPLAGDPRFQPATAALRAILPDLDDLIDGSSVKSLTDFILSLARPALPASTIWKRVS
- a CDS encoding AAA family ATPase — its product is MSGVNAETVATSPEAVAEHLAASRYLADDSLATAIFLAIRLGKPLLLEGAPGVGKTEAAKAIAELLGRDLVRLQCYEGIDAAHALYEWNYQRQLLAIRHAGEHEIDIYDDRFLIARPLLQVLKAPEQRVLLVDEIDRSDHEFEALLLEFLSDFQISIPERGTIRAAAQPIVILTSNRTRELAEALRRRCVYHWIGYPDAEREAAIIMLRAGDVAQATARAVASAVQAIRARPLAKPPGIAEAVEWANAATILEKGGSPWPEAFRRAIGVLIKDEEDLSYIALELGRIVEEALV
- a CDS encoding xanthine dehydrogenase family protein molybdopterin-binding subunit, encoding MAIRRGRGVAAINYPTGMNLGGDPTQALVHSTPTGNFMVTLSSVDLGQGMKQIMAQICAETIGVPTDRVVVDTADTDTGPHCMGTFASRGTHRAGNAVIQAAKEARQVMLEVAAEELEVNASDLETDGQGNILVKGAPQKSISIFDVALSAHFKRGRSISGRGMFLIPRTYPEKETGAMKPSTCYAHACTVVEVEVDDETGEVTVLNVKNVFEIGRALNPKMVEQQLVGGSWMGISHALYETTEPYYPNRDHGGTDFNQYLMPGPGDLAETEIIVLERPSADGPYGAKGPGEMCANPQIPAVANAVFDAVGVRIDTLPITPERILRALKAQAAN